One Gloeothece verrucosa PCC 7822 DNA window includes the following coding sequences:
- a CDS encoding pentapeptide repeat-containing protein, producing MSQQGRGSRDNFNVGGDYTEGGKAGRDINHKKSFKLSIPLGIVALAGAVTIGGATTIAIKNILYPPNKNVSPSESPTVPSNTPKVENSPFSSSPTPSNSPTDSTEQNKEATKDKLLTTKQCSGCDLSGVNLEKADLKGADLSGANLSKAILNQASLADAKLAGANLEKAGLGGAELINADLSNANLRGADLHAANLAYANLSGSDLREASLYAGNLSNANLQKVDARSASLAANLENANFNGADLSNASLGTDLKGANFSNTDLRVRGITVDQLQKIEGINLCGAKLLGNVTSKQGC from the coding sequence ATGAGTCAACAGGGACGTGGTAGTAGAGATAACTTTAACGTTGGTGGTGACTACACGGAAGGTGGCAAAGCGGGAAGAGATATCAACCACAAGAAGAGTTTTAAGTTATCTATTCCTTTAGGAATTGTAGCTCTTGCTGGTGCTGTGACTATTGGCGGAGCAACAACAATTGCCATAAAAAATATACTCTATCCACCAAATAAAAATGTCTCTCCATCTGAATCTCCAACTGTACCTTCAAACACACCAAAAGTTGAGAATTCACCATTTTCATCATCACCAACACCTTCAAATTCACCTACTGATTCTACGGAGCAAAATAAAGAGGCTACTAAAGATAAACTACTGACAACTAAACAATGTTCAGGTTGTGATTTAAGTGGTGTTAATTTAGAAAAAGCCGATTTGAAAGGTGCTGATTTAAGTGGTGCTAATCTCAGCAAAGCTATATTGAATCAAGCTAGTTTGGCAGATGCGAAATTGGCTGGTGCTAATCTAGAAAAGGCAGGACTAGGAGGGGCAGAATTGATTAATGCTGACTTAAGCAATGCTAATTTACGAGGTGCTGATTTACACGCTGCTAATCTAGCTTATGCAAATTTGAGTGGTTCAGATTTACGTGAAGCGTCGTTATATGCTGGAAATTTAAGTAATGCTAACTTACAAAAAGTTGATGCGAGAAGTGCCAGTTTAGCTGCCAACTTGGAGAATGCTAACTTCAATGGTGCAGATCTAAGTAATGCAAGCTTAGGGACGGATCTGAAAGGAGCAAACTTCAGTAACACAGATCTAAGGGTTAGAGGCATTACAGTTGATCAGTTACAAAAGATAGAGGGGATTAATTTGTGTGGTGCAAAACTTCTTGGTAATGTAACCTCTAAACAAGGTTGTTAG
- a CDS encoding IS1 family transposase, whose protein sequence is MSTYERHLLKDQRIVSKYKMQKIERKHLTLRTRIKRLQRKTNCFSKISPMHDLVIGLYINKYEFQRKI, encoded by the coding sequence TTGTCAACTTATGAACGTCATCTATTAAAAGACCAAAGGATAGTAAGTAAATATAAAATGCAGAAAATTGAAAGAAAACATTTGACATTGAGAACAAGAATCAAAAGATTACAAAGAAAAACGAATTGTTTTTCTAAGATATCCCCAATGCACGATTTGGTAATCGGATTGTATATTAATAAGTATGAATTTCAGCGAAAAATTTAA
- the tftA gene encoding hormogonium tapered terminus morphoprotein TftA, with protein MGNIFVWINYLDNLKNLQQGKTAVIEQMILLRNHLVFELRSQGCRSFVVPEDLNLSCAIQWINDRADSGDIALAISVNHSNNSSRRGIYITYIANNLERKKHAEVLLLLLLHRLPHLSSLGSQPDTMTLMGQLPFCRQVIIPSLQITLGYLSNPDDKNIIFNEHPKLVQGLVDGLMAWSREVTGIEPNQEIKPLNLSLNYSSLEIRLNSRIYPERGIVVYGNPCIPIDLVDRLGLDLTDSSNLIEAGGIVYLKAVDLEAFNISIEWENLSQTLILRTILPFDNHQIKQIMGQGRTSEVQMMMFLKVNNEKALKEFPQIAKFYREEGAIEGVNSDIAFCQMCLETDFLRFGREQEARNYNFAHLGRVESKEIAVFSDVRLGVRCHIQHLKAYASLEPLVQEVVDPRFYLVARGVAPSVSELSGRWSADLSYSKKILAILKRLYESINLF; from the coding sequence ATGGGTAATATTTTTGTTTGGATTAATTATTTAGATAACCTTAAAAACTTACAGCAGGGAAAAACTGCTGTTATAGAACAAATGATCCTATTGCGGAATCACTTAGTTTTTGAATTGCGGTCACAAGGATGTAGAAGTTTTGTGGTTCCTGAAGACCTCAATTTATCCTGTGCAATTCAATGGATCAATGATCGTGCTGATAGCGGAGATATTGCTTTAGCTATCAGTGTGAATCATTCTAATAATTCTAGTCGTCGTGGCATTTATATTACTTATATTGCTAATAATTTAGAACGAAAAAAACACGCGGAAGTTCTCTTATTACTTTTATTACATCGTCTTCCTCATTTGAGTAGTTTAGGAAGTCAACCGGATACGATGACCCTCATGGGACAATTGCCTTTTTGCCGCCAAGTGATTATCCCTTCATTACAGATTACCCTTGGCTATTTGAGTAACCCTGACGATAAAAATATTATATTTAATGAGCATCCTAAACTGGTTCAAGGACTTGTAGATGGTTTAATGGCCTGGAGTCGTGAAGTAACTGGAATAGAACCGAATCAAGAAATTAAGCCGCTTAATTTGTCCCTGAATTATTCTAGTCTTGAAATTAGATTGAATAGTCGAATTTACCCAGAAAGAGGAATTGTTGTCTATGGCAATCCTTGCATACCCATCGATTTAGTTGATCGTTTAGGATTAGATTTGACTGACTCATCAAATTTAATTGAAGCTGGAGGGATAGTCTATCTTAAAGCCGTTGACCTCGAGGCGTTTAACATTAGTATTGAGTGGGAAAATTTGAGTCAAACTCTAATTTTACGCACTATTTTACCTTTTGATAATCACCAAATAAAACAAATTATGGGTCAGGGAAGAACATCAGAGGTGCAAATGATGATGTTTTTAAAAGTCAATAATGAAAAGGCGTTAAAAGAATTTCCCCAGATCGCTAAATTTTACCGAGAAGAGGGAGCAATTGAAGGTGTTAACTCTGACATTGCTTTTTGTCAAATGTGTCTAGAAACTGATTTTTTGCGTTTTGGACGAGAACAGGAAGCTAGAAACTACAATTTTGCTCACTTAGGCAGAGTAGAAAGCAAAGAAATTGCGGTTTTTAGCGATGTTCGTCTTGGGGTAAGATGCCACATACAACATCTAAAAGCCTATGCTAGTTTAGAACCCTTAGTTCAAGAAGTCGTCGATCCTCGTTTTTATCTGGTAGCGCGAGGAGTTGCCCCCTCTGTGTCTGAGTTATCAGGACGATGGTCAGCAGATTTATCCTATTCGAAAAAAATTCTTGCTATCTTAAAACGGTTGTATGAGTCTATAAATTTATTTTAA
- a CDS encoding ABC-F family ATP-binding cassette domain-containing protein produces the protein MLRLEHISKIYPTGEVLKDINWEVKPEERVGLVGVNGAGKSTQLKIIMGEVEPTSGEIIRPASLRIAYLTQEFDVDPTRTVREEFWTVFTEANQVQHHLAQVQQEMEAADPEKLDLLIKKLDRLQRQFEGLDGYALEAQIEKILPEMGFSLEDGDRKVSSFSGGWQMRMSLGKILLQDPDILLLDEPTNHLDLATIEWLENYLKGLKTPMVIISHDREFLDRLCTKIVETERGVSTTYLGNYSAYLQQKEEAKVAQLSAYEHQQKEIEKQQVFIERFRASATRSTQAKSREKQLDKIERIEAPISDLKTLQFRFPPAPRSGLEVVKIEDLVHSYNDNILFLGANLTIERGDRIAFLGPNGAGKSTLLRLIMGMEKNDDGNIALGKHNVIPGYFEQNQAEALDLEKTVMETIHDEVPDWKNEEVRTLLGRFLFTKDTVFKKVAALSGGEKARLALAKMLLRPANLLILDEPTNHLDIPAKEMLEEAIRHYDGTVIIVSHDRYFISQVANKIVEIREGELIAYQGDYHYYLDKIEEEKEKERQRIEAEKKAAKKAEQAAKKKKKKAA, from the coding sequence ATGCTGCGACTAGAACATATCAGTAAAATATACCCCACAGGAGAAGTCCTTAAAGATATCAATTGGGAAGTCAAACCTGAAGAACGAGTAGGGTTAGTTGGGGTCAATGGTGCAGGAAAGTCCACCCAACTCAAAATTATTATGGGTGAAGTAGAACCCACGTCAGGGGAAATCATTCGGCCAGCTAGTTTACGGATCGCTTATCTAACCCAAGAGTTTGATGTCGATCCCACCCGCACCGTTAGAGAAGAATTTTGGACAGTTTTTACAGAAGCGAATCAAGTTCAACATCATTTAGCACAGGTTCAGCAGGAAATGGAAGCGGCTGATCCAGAAAAATTAGACCTCCTCATCAAAAAATTAGACCGACTGCAACGTCAATTTGAAGGGTTAGATGGTTATGCCTTAGAAGCGCAGATCGAGAAAATTCTCCCAGAAATGGGGTTTAGTTTAGAAGACGGCGATCGCAAGGTGAGTTCCTTTAGTGGCGGCTGGCAAATGCGGATGAGTTTGGGGAAAATTCTACTACAAGACCCTGACATTTTACTCCTTGACGAACCGACAAACCATTTAGACTTAGCCACCATTGAATGGTTAGAAAATTATCTCAAGGGGCTAAAAACTCCGATGGTGATCATTTCTCATGACCGAGAATTTCTCGACCGTCTGTGTACTAAAATTGTCGAAACAGAAAGAGGCGTTTCTACTACCTATTTAGGAAACTATTCAGCCTACCTTCAACAAAAAGAAGAAGCCAAAGTAGCACAATTAAGTGCTTATGAACATCAACAAAAAGAAATAGAAAAACAACAGGTATTTATAGAACGCTTCAGAGCCAGTGCCACCCGCAGCACCCAAGCGAAAAGCCGCGAAAAACAACTCGATAAAATTGAAAGAATAGAAGCTCCGATTTCCGACTTAAAAACCCTTCAGTTCCGCTTTCCCCCTGCCCCTCGTAGCGGTTTAGAAGTGGTAAAAATAGAAGATTTAGTCCATAGTTATAATGATAATATTCTCTTTTTAGGAGCCAATTTAACCATAGAAAGAGGAGATCGCATTGCCTTTTTAGGCCCCAACGGTGCGGGGAAATCAACCCTGTTGCGGTTAATTATGGGGATGGAAAAAAACGATGATGGAAACATTGCTCTAGGAAAACATAACGTTATACCCGGCTATTTTGAGCAAAATCAAGCCGAGGCTTTAGACCTAGAAAAAACCGTCATGGAGACAATTCATGATGAAGTTCCCGATTGGAAAAATGAAGAAGTCCGCACCTTATTAGGGAGATTTTTATTTACTAAAGATACTGTTTTCAAAAAAGTGGCAGCTTTAAGCGGTGGAGAAAAAGCCCGTTTAGCTCTAGCCAAAATGCTGTTAAGACCGGCTAATTTATTAATATTAGATGAGCCGACTAATCATCTTGATATTCCAGCTAAAGAAATGTTAGAGGAAGCAATCCGTCATTATGATGGCACGGTCATTATTGTTTCCCACGACCGTTATTTTATCTCTCAAGTGGCTAATAAAATTGTAGAAATTCGAGAAGGAGAGTTAATTGCTTATCAAGGAGATTATCATTATTATCTCGATAAAATAGAAGAGGAAAAAGAAAAAGAACGTCAACGCATTGAAGCCGAGAAAAAAGCGGCTAAAAAAGCTGAACAAGCGGCTAAGAAAAAGAAGAAAAAAGCGGCTTAA
- a CDS encoding Uma2 family endonuclease — translation MVQIQSSSQSEVIYPDSDGQPMADNTKQFRWIVTIKENLEWLFADDANVFVAGDLLWYPVEGNNKICQAPDAMVVVGRPKGDRGSYKQWEEANIPPQVVFEILSPGNRRAEMNRKLLFYDRFGVEEYYLYDPDENHLSGWLRTEGFLDVIDPIDQWISPRLKIRFNLVSPELQIFYPDGSRFLTYSEIAQRAQQAETRATQAEARAQQAETRAQQAETRAAKLAQQLRAMGIEPDHE, via the coding sequence ATGGTTCAAATACAGTCATCTTCTCAGTCAGAAGTAATCTACCCCGACAGCGATGGTCAACCGATGGCAGATAATACGAAACAGTTTCGCTGGATTGTGACCATTAAGGAAAATTTAGAATGGTTATTTGCTGATGATGCCAATGTATTTGTTGCCGGGGATTTGCTGTGGTATCCGGTTGAAGGGAATAATAAGATTTGTCAAGCACCTGACGCAATGGTCGTAGTTGGAAGACCCAAGGGCGATCGAGGTTCTTATAAGCAGTGGGAAGAAGCGAATATACCGCCACAAGTGGTTTTTGAAATTCTCTCGCCCGGAAATCGGCGGGCAGAAATGAACCGAAAACTCCTGTTTTATGACCGTTTTGGCGTGGAAGAATACTATTTATATGACCCTGACGAAAATCATTTGAGTGGTTGGTTGCGAACTGAGGGTTTTCTGGATGTCATTGATCCGATCGATCAGTGGATCAGTCCTCGATTAAAAATTCGCTTCAACCTTGTTAGTCCCGAATTGCAAATTTTTTATCCTGATGGGAGTCGGTTTTTAACCTATAGCGAAATTGCTCAACGCGCACAACAAGCAGAAACACGCGCCACACAAGCCGAAGCACGCGCACAACAAGCAGAAACACGCGCACAACAAGCAGAAACACGCGCGGCAAAATTAGCTCAACAATTGCGGGCAATGGGAATCGAGCCAGATCACGAGTGA
- a CDS encoding DUF3536 domain-containing protein, whose protein sequence is MTFTAQTQIAEAFHQHQETLDPLKTATGVYVTVHGHFYQPPRENPYLDTIERQPSAHPFHDWNQRIHHECYRPNAYARIMNDKGEVVGIVNNYEYLSFNIGPTLMSWLQNYDSDVYQRILEADQKSAQRLNGHGNAIAQVYNHIILPLANERDKYTQIRWGKYDFYHRFGRYPEGMWLAETAVDYPTLEALINEGIKFTILAPSQAERCRPFATKNDPEPEWHEVGGGQIDPTRPYRCFIEDGRYIDIFFYDGPISRDMGFNDLLASSDFFVGRLGQAVKGDHRRSQLISVATDGETFGHHKMGTEKCIAYACAVAFPQRGWTVTNFAHYLSICPPTWEVELKPVTAWSCFHGVDRWQDDCGCGGGGEWHQKWRRPLRSTLNWLRDHLAAIYEETARNYFNDPWLVRDEYIHVILDRSPDKVTAFLTRHQCRQLSELEQIDALRLLEMQRHSLLMFTSCGWFFEEISRPEGTQILRYAARAMELAAEVSGVQLEKEFIERLVLAPSNILLYRDGSEVYRKLVIPAQIAFEQVAAHYAISSLFTPYPQQHRIYCYDTQQLDYQKQQLGALTLAVGQVHLFSQITWESRHLTFAVLHLGGWDFHCCIQNFEGRSAYTKLKDTLFETLNQASVVQTVLEMSRLFGHQSFSLQHLFAEERHRIMQQVTARTKERLDQLYTQVYRDNYGILAAFHRDELPVPQELQVAAEIALSDRCVKQIAKLESSGHDPQAMITHLMELEAITTEAQPLRCKLTLPEGKKTLERLVLERLWHLLNNGDPDKLEEDIQLIVKIIEVGGQLDLGLCLDKAQELYYNYLYQQILPYCIDSQNGVNGGDPIGCRWTVSQLCPLLKLGEKLAVDVSPWLNYLD, encoded by the coding sequence ATGACTTTTACTGCACAAACCCAGATAGCAGAAGCTTTTCATCAACATCAAGAAACATTAGATCCCCTGAAAACAGCTACAGGGGTCTACGTAACCGTTCATGGACATTTTTATCAACCCCCTCGGGAAAATCCCTATTTAGATACGATAGAAAGACAACCCAGTGCCCACCCCTTTCATGACTGGAATCAAAGAATTCATCATGAATGTTATCGTCCCAACGCTTATGCAAGGATAATGAATGACAAGGGCGAAGTGGTGGGGATCGTTAATAATTACGAATATCTCAGTTTCAATATCGGCCCTACCTTAATGTCTTGGTTGCAAAACTATGATAGTGACGTTTATCAACGCATCCTAGAAGCCGATCAAAAAAGTGCCCAACGTCTCAACGGTCATGGAAATGCTATCGCTCAAGTCTATAATCATATTATTTTACCCCTAGCCAACGAACGCGACAAATATACACAGATACGTTGGGGAAAATACGACTTTTATCACCGTTTTGGCAGATATCCCGAAGGAATGTGGTTAGCCGAAACCGCAGTAGACTATCCCACCCTAGAAGCTTTAATTAATGAGGGGATCAAGTTCACCATTTTAGCCCCTTCCCAAGCAGAACGCTGTCGTCCTTTTGCCACTAAAAATGATCCCGAACCCGAATGGCACGAAGTTGGCGGCGGACAAATTGATCCCACTCGTCCCTATCGTTGCTTTATCGAAGATGGGCGCTACATTGATATCTTTTTCTATGACGGACCCATTTCTAGAGATATGGGGTTTAATGACCTTTTGGCCAGTTCAGACTTTTTTGTCGGACGCTTAGGACAGGCCGTAAAAGGCGATCACCGTCGTTCGCAGTTGATCAGCGTGGCCACCGATGGGGAAACCTTCGGACATCATAAAATGGGAACCGAAAAATGTATCGCCTACGCCTGTGCAGTCGCTTTTCCTCAACGAGGTTGGACGGTGACGAACTTTGCTCATTATCTCAGTATTTGCCCCCCCACTTGGGAAGTAGAACTCAAACCGGTTACCGCCTGGAGTTGTTTTCATGGGGTAGACAGATGGCAAGATGACTGTGGATGCGGTGGTGGCGGCGAATGGCATCAAAAATGGCGCAGACCCCTACGTAGCACCCTAAACTGGTTACGGGATCACTTAGCCGCTATTTATGAAGAAACGGCCCGCAATTATTTTAATGATCCCTGGTTAGTCAGAGATGAATATATCCATGTCATTTTAGACCGTTCACCCGATAAAGTAACAGCCTTTCTAACTCGTCATCAATGCCGACAACTGTCAGAACTCGAACAAATAGACGCTTTACGTCTCCTAGAAATGCAGCGTCATAGCTTACTGATGTTTACCAGTTGCGGCTGGTTTTTTGAAGAAATTTCCCGCCCTGAAGGCACTCAAATACTCCGTTATGCGGCGCGGGCGATGGAATTAGCCGCCGAAGTCAGTGGCGTACAGTTAGAAAAAGAGTTTATCGAACGTCTGGTTTTAGCGCCGAGTAACATCTTACTCTATCGAGATGGGTCAGAAGTTTACCGTAAATTAGTTATACCCGCTCAGATTGCCTTTGAGCAAGTGGCGGCTCATTATGCCATCAGTTCCCTGTTTACCCCTTACCCTCAACAACACCGTATATACTGCTACGATACCCAACAATTAGACTATCAGAAACAACAATTAGGCGCGTTAACTCTCGCTGTCGGACAAGTGCATCTGTTTTCTCAAATTACCTGGGAAAGTCGTCATTTAACCTTTGCGGTACTGCATTTAGGGGGTTGGGACTTCCATTGCTGTATTCAAAACTTTGAAGGTCGCAGCGCCTATACTAAGCTGAAAGATACCCTATTTGAGACTCTCAATCAAGCCAGTGTGGTGCAAACAGTTTTAGAAATGAGCCGCCTGTTTGGTCATCAGTCCTTTAGTTTACAACATCTGTTTGCCGAAGAACGCCACCGTATTATGCAACAAGTCACTGCTCGCACTAAGGAACGCTTGGATCAGTTATATACTCAGGTATATCGAGACAATTATGGCATCTTAGCCGCCTTTCATCGGGACGAGTTGCCGGTGCCTCAAGAGTTGCAAGTGGCGGCAGAAATAGCCTTATCTGATCGCTGTGTCAAGCAAATAGCCAAGTTAGAGTCTTCTGGCCATGATCCGCAAGCAATGATCACTCATTTAATGGAATTAGAAGCGATCACAACCGAAGCGCAGCCTCTACGCTGTAAGTTAACCCTTCCAGAAGGGAAAAAAACCTTAGAAAGGTTGGTTTTAGAGCGTCTCTGGCATTTATTAAACAATGGCGATCCAGACAAGTTAGAAGAAGATATCCAATTGATCGTTAAGATTATTGAAGTGGGAGGACAGTTAGATCTAGGGTTATGTTTGGATAAGGCACAGGAACTCTATTACAACTATTTGTATCAGCAAATTTTGCCCTATTGTATTGACTCTCAAAATGGAGTGAATGGAGGTGATCCTATCGGTTGTCGTTGGACAGTTTCACAACTGTGTCCTCTTCTCAAATTAGGGGAAAAATTAGCCGTTGATGTGAGTCCTTGGTTAAATTATTTGGATTAA
- a CDS encoding serine/threonine-protein kinase: MRCLHCHHEAINPAAELCPSCGVYLPSLLREVLPGETQLRANTYKIEYALGRGSFGITYRAYHNILNCTVAIKEFFPQEYATRNTNNGELSIPVTQEATFQKGLKRFLKEGQILVKLHHPNVVKILDLFEENNTAYIVMELIEGSTLGLELDSQPDKKLLPQRVEILMEQLVSAITAIHEAGIYHLDIKPDNILITRKNELILVDFGSAKQVGSGSINRTRFFTESYAAPEVIIGGKIGRESDVFELGMLLYEMLTGELPTPALSRLFEGTVFMPVGLEEPWKNLVNTALQLKREERPSSAKQWWESRNKVGKVPVPLNLNRKPGTPVGMTLRGHFVLPLLKEQGMQRQFGRGVIKKVFSIKDNLAVVIAAGSTALFDLQSGATLWEIECPTAQGTLSPDVTRLALVFQQEIYIWDLETATVVQRLKGHLKEINDLVFSADGQLLVSASNDETLIVWDVNSGKIIAHLYGHRGAVICVSFSADGSLIASGSRDESVRVWDSYSYQELTVLQEANLGVESVAFSLDSLWIAAGSRDHKIRLWEIESRQIVAQFEAHQDWITSITFSPDGQFLAGAGGIEDKTIRVWNLASKKNIWELKGHWNTVNTIAISSDSRYLISGSYDYTLRVWDLREGWEIKQLKKHTNWVYCVACSPDGRLIACGGSDHLIHVWDSVQNREVICLNGHTDPVSSIAFSADGKFLISGSWDQTVRMWDVVTGKPLRFWQGHQNLIKSVAVSSNKRFIASGSWDKTVRICDLSTPWLPLTTSKGVRVLYGHSGEVECVAFSHDSTLVASGSWDQTVRVWEVSSTQEVQKLEGHSSPVLCVAFSPDGQYLVSGGRDQILLLWDVMKGEWTKKLKGHTHYVNSVAFSPDGKLIVSGSHDQTVRLWDAASGSLIQVLYGHTNYVKSVAFSGDGTFVASADNDGVVRLWRV; this comes from the coding sequence ATGCGTTGTCTCCATTGCCATCACGAAGCCATTAACCCTGCGGCTGAACTGTGTCCCAGTTGTGGCGTTTACTTACCCTCCTTACTACGAGAAGTTCTGCCTGGGGAAACTCAACTGAGGGCTAATACCTATAAAATTGAATATGCTCTAGGTCGAGGCAGTTTTGGCATTACTTACCGCGCCTATCATAACATTTTGAACTGTACTGTCGCGATTAAAGAATTTTTTCCCCAGGAATATGCGACTCGTAACACCAATAATGGTGAATTAAGTATCCCCGTCACTCAAGAAGCAACTTTTCAAAAAGGATTAAAACGCTTTCTCAAAGAGGGGCAGATATTGGTTAAACTGCATCATCCCAATGTGGTCAAAATATTGGATTTATTTGAGGAAAATAATACTGCTTATATTGTCATGGAATTAATCGAGGGATCTACCCTAGGACTAGAGTTAGATTCTCAACCTGATAAGAAATTATTACCTCAGCGCGTCGAAATCTTAATGGAACAATTGGTATCTGCCATAACCGCCATTCATGAAGCAGGCATTTATCATCTAGATATTAAACCCGATAATATTTTAATTACCCGAAAAAATGAATTAATTTTAGTCGATTTTGGTTCGGCTAAACAAGTGGGAAGTGGAAGTATTAATCGTACCCGCTTTTTTACCGAATCTTACGCCGCACCAGAAGTCATTATAGGGGGAAAAATCGGTAGGGAAAGTGATGTTTTTGAACTGGGAATGCTTCTGTATGAAATGTTAACAGGCGAGTTACCCACACCGGCCTTAAGCCGCTTATTTGAGGGAACCGTCTTTATGCCTGTGGGCTTAGAAGAACCTTGGAAAAATTTAGTTAATACGGCTTTACAGCTTAAACGGGAGGAGCGTCCTAGCAGTGCTAAACAATGGTGGGAAAGTAGAAATAAAGTGGGCAAAGTGCCGGTTCCACTGAATTTGAATAGAAAACCCGGCACGCCGGTAGGGATGACTTTACGAGGACATTTTGTTTTGCCGCTTCTCAAGGAACAGGGAATGCAACGACAATTTGGGCGCGGCGTGATTAAAAAAGTCTTCTCCATTAAAGATAATTTAGCGGTAGTTATTGCCGCCGGAAGCACCGCCTTATTTGATTTACAGAGTGGGGCAACTTTATGGGAAATAGAATGTCCGACTGCTCAGGGAACGCTCAGTCCAGACGTGACGCGGCTGGCTTTAGTTTTTCAACAGGAAATTTATATTTGGGATTTAGAAACCGCCACCGTTGTACAACGTTTAAAAGGACATTTGAAAGAGATCAATGACCTAGTTTTTAGTGCTGATGGGCAGTTATTAGTTTCCGCGAGCAATGATGAAACTTTGATCGTTTGGGATGTGAATTCTGGAAAAATTATCGCTCATCTCTATGGTCATCGCGGAGCGGTAATTTGTGTTAGTTTTAGTGCTGATGGGAGTTTAATTGCCTCTGGAAGTAGAGATGAAAGTGTTAGGGTATGGGACTCCTATTCATACCAAGAACTTACCGTATTACAAGAGGCTAATTTAGGGGTTGAAAGCGTGGCTTTTAGCCTGGATAGTTTGTGGATTGCTGCGGGGAGTCGAGACCATAAAATCCGTTTATGGGAAATAGAATCAAGGCAAATTGTCGCTCAATTCGAAGCTCATCAAGATTGGATCACGTCCATTACCTTTAGTCCAGATGGGCAATTTCTCGCTGGTGCTGGGGGAATTGAAGATAAAACGATTCGCGTTTGGAACCTGGCCTCTAAAAAAAATATTTGGGAATTAAAAGGACATTGGAATACTGTCAATACGATCGCTATTTCTAGTGATAGTCGCTATTTGATCTCAGGTAGTTATGATTATACGCTACGGGTTTGGGACCTCCGGGAGGGATGGGAAATTAAACAACTGAAAAAACATACCAATTGGGTCTATTGTGTCGCTTGTAGTCCTGATGGAAGACTGATCGCTTGTGGGGGAAGTGATCATCTAATTCATGTCTGGGATAGTGTTCAAAACCGGGAAGTAATCTGTTTGAATGGTCATACTGATCCGGTTTCTAGTATTGCTTTTAGTGCAGATGGCAAATTTTTAATTTCAGGCAGTTGGGATCAAACAGTGCGAATGTGGGACGTTGTGACGGGAAAACCCTTGCGCTTTTGGCAAGGACATCAAAATTTAATTAAAAGTGTGGCGGTGAGTTCCAATAAACGCTTTATTGCTTCTGGAAGTTGGGATAAAACAGTAAGAATTTGCGATCTGTCTACTCCTTGGTTACCTCTGACAACGAGTAAAGGCGTTCGGGTTCTCTATGGTCATAGCGGCGAAGTCGAATGTGTTGCGTTTAGTCACGATAGTACATTGGTAGCCTCTGGAAGTTGGGATCAAACAGTGCGAGTTTGGGAAGTCTCTTCTACTCAAGAAGTACAAAAATTAGAAGGACATTCTAGTCCGGTGTTATGTGTGGCCTTTAGTCCCGATGGTCAATATTTGGTGTCTGGGGGTCGAGACCAGATTTTGCTACTGTGGGATGTGATGAAGGGTGAATGGACGAAAAAGTTAAAAGGCCATACTCATTATGTCAACAGTGTCGCTTTTAGTCCCGATGGTAAGTTAATTGTTTCGGGCAGTCATGACCAGACGGTGCGTTTATGGGATGCCGCTTCTGGGTCACTCATACAAGTGTTGTACGGTCACACCAATTATGTGAAAAGTGTTGCTTTTAGCGGCGATGGGACTTTTGTTGCTTCTGCGGATAATGATGGGGTAGTTCGTTTATGGCGAGTTTGA